The following DNA comes from Kluyveromyces lactis strain NRRL Y-1140 chromosome E complete sequence.
TGGGACCCGAGTTCAAAGGTTCGCACGAGTACGAAGTGAAAAAGATCAGAAGGAAGGAGCGCGAACGCCAGAAGGAGACCACCGTTTAGAGAAGAAGCGGGGGTTTTCCTTTGatctcattttctcattttctcatgATCCATAGATATTAGGTATACGTtcatatatacatatagTGTTACAAACCGATATTTATCGTAGGCATGTATCTCATACCTCATTTCTTTAAcatttcatcttcgaaTACACGGTTACTGCCGATGAAAGTGCTGGCTTGGACGGCTCCCAGTTTCGTTATCATATTGCTTTGGTTTGCCATGATTTCCACTTGAGCCGTTGTCTCATCGAGATTCTCACGAAGTTGTTTCAAATGTGCTGCTAGTCTCGCATATTGGCGCTGTTTGTTGTCCATGGTAAATATCAGTAACGTGGATGACCTTCCGAGTAAAGATCTTGAGCAATATCCTTTGGTACTTCTGTTTTAAAGGTTCTCTGCTATTAGTGGATGCAATTTTAAAGATTCAATGTTTTGATTTAAGTGAACACAATTGACAATCTCATCGAATTGAATCATAAATAGATGTGATATATGAAACAGTACTGCACAGTACTGAGCAACAGTGGATATTGCAGCACCCAATGTCACGGCTCAATGATCCAGTAGAGCTTTTACAGCAAACCCGGTccaatttcatcattgaaagCGATGTCTCTAATATTAAAGAGATCAAGAGTAATATGAGACAGCTCACGAAATTGATGGCTGAGAAACAAACACACCACAATGAGCTCATGAAACAATTGCAATCACAGCTGCAAAGACAGCAAACTAAAGTGCAGGCACTTAAAAAGAATTTTCAGGAGCAAACAAGCCAAGTGAAACGCGTAGAGGACGAATTAAACATACCGAAATTGCAACAAGACATAGATAAACTGGTACAGGAAATTAACCAGCTTCGAGATACGATACAAGAGGGTATTCAAAAGGTCGTAGAAACACAGAAACAATTACTCAATGACGATACTGATGCTGCCCACACGATTGATGAGGAACCGATCGGTAAAGATGACAAGATACGTGTGCTAAAGTTGAAGTTGTTCCATTCCCTTGACGTAGCACTATATAATGACCAATTGCTCGATCTAAGGAATGAAGCCCGTccattatcatcatcatcatcatctcaCAACATCTGGGATGAACTATGATACCTTGATTTTATTCACTATGTACAGGGGCTACTTACTATGTAATAATAGAAGTTTTTAATGATGATTCATCCAAATCAGAAATGACGTGGGTTTCTTCTGATGGAAAGCTTGGTCCATTTGGGAACTTTATGTATACCCTTTCTATATCCCTTCGAGTACCTGTTGAATACACTGTACTTATCAGTAGCAGACATCTCCGGTTCCTTTGGGAAATACTGAGCCTTGTCTAAAATACGTAAGCTCTTCACACGAGGTTTAATCTTACGTAGATTCAGCTGAGATCCCTCAGAAACCGCCATATggtttctttcaagatgaagacCTAACTTAAGAGTTGAAAGAACATCATCAACGCTTCTCAAACGGTCTCTTTGTCTTGCTTTTTGAGGACCAGACATACGCCATGGGACTTTCCATAATAATCCACCTAATGCAGGTTGTGTAGCTCTGAATGCACCGAACATTTCTCTATGAAACaaagatattcaattgaCCCGGGTATGACAGAACCTAACGAGCTGCTTAAACAGTTTGTATAACGGTGCTACTGGCTGGCTTTTACCAATTTCCCACCGTAATTCATGGTATTAAATCTTTTAAACCttcgaaatttttcaaagtatcCATGAAAAAGCTTTAAATCTCAACATTATGCAAATGAACAATGTCAACTGATTTAAACGATTTTGGGGAACAGCCAGCGTATTGTCATTTGTAGCTGCTGCTGTGTCCATAACCATAGGTCAGAAGTTCTTATAGTACTGGAATACTGCACCACAAAGATAGATTATTCATTTAGAAATGTCAGAGGGCGTTGGAAAGCATAATCAAAGATTACCAATTTGGGTATTGAACCCTACCGAGGAGAAAGAAGCTCGtcagaatttgaagaaatttgcATATGCACAATGTGTAGAATACGTGGAGGCCATGGTCGAAtgttcaaagattcatGGATTGAAGCTTTTCCCAGCGTGTAACGAACCTCGTGACGCTATGCGCAAATGTATATTATCATACCAGAAGGATTCTAATCTGGATCGTCAACGTGACTTGATAGTGGAACGTAAGATTGAGAGACTTGAGGATCTTCtcaagaaacaaaaggAATAAAGTTGACATGATATGACATGACATGACATGCCACTGGGGTTACTTGTATATAGTAGTAGATACTGCACCATAATAAATTAACATTTTAGAAAGGCACATCCATGATTGAAGTTTATCTGCTTCATTGTTTCCCATTATAATTATAGTTTGTACAGGTGTTCAAAAGAGTAAACTAGTTTACATTAAGTCTAGAAGATCGGTTGCATGGGAATTCGAggtgttgttgttgttattattgGTTTTCTGTGAAATGTTTACTTTCCCCATATCACCAGTGATATCGAAAAGATCATTTAGTTCGTCCAGGACGCCTGTACTTCTCGTGGCAGAGCTATCACCCATGTCAAGTAGTACATCATCGTTCATGTTTTTCAGGATCTCGTTCGTGGCCATTCCCtttaattcatcaatatccTTATCCTTAATGATGTGAACTTCGTTGGGACGGCGTTGCATCTGCGAGATTGGTTTGAAATACACAGAGGATAGAGTGGAGAGCTCTTGAAGTAGACTTTGTAATGTTTCCTTGGAGAAGTGGTCCAAGGTAGAATGCAATTTAGGAATTTCATGCTTGTCAAATAATTggttgatgatttgatcaCCGTTGTCGATCGATAGACACCGCCAGTACATCATGGCCATGTCTCTAACGTCCAAATCGTGGACGTCTGTCGTACAAAGTTCCAAGATCTTCTGTAAGAAAGCACTTGAGACTGCATTATGGCATTTCACTACACCCATTAGAAGGGACATTTGAGTTAGGGATCCTAATTCATCGAAAACTTCTACCAGTGGTTCAAGCTTagtttccaaattttcGTTTGTATAGTTGGTGATAAACCAGATGTAGTTACAACTGCCTAGATCAGATGTAAATATGGTATCGATATCTTGCCATGAGGAAATTATGGCACCCAACTCATTCTTACTTGTTTCCTTGATAAGATTGTTGTCACTGTCATAACGTAACATGTCGCATACGCATCTCATCAATATATCCCTAAACTCTTCTCTCTCCTGGACAATCGAAACGAATTCTTCCATGACcatattcaaaaacttgTTATTCGTATCTTCACCTCCGTTCGAGACTTTAATGGCCAATTGTGAGATGGATTGGATAGCTTTGGTCACGAATTCATGATCAAAGTCCTTTGCATATTCTTTTAATTCGTTGAAAAGCATCTGGCAATGTTTCAAATTATCCACGGGCACTAATCTGAGCAAGATGTCTAATTTCTCTATCTTCACGTACAATGGATCATTAAATTTGACATAGAATATTCTTAACTCTTTCCTTAACAAGTTTGGGAAGGCATCCAAAATAATTCTTATATTTCTCAAAGCAACATATTGGATCTCCACTGGGGTCGACATTAGTGAGACCAATGCAGTTGATAACTTGTTGTATATAGAGTCATGGACTGTGTTCAAATTTGGTAGATGTATGAGTATACATTTA
Coding sequences within:
- the APL2 gene encoding Apl2p (similar to uniprot|P36000 Saccharomyces cerevisiae YKL135C APL2 Beta-adaptin large subunit of the clathrin-associated protein (AP-1) complex), with the protein product MGVDKKIKKFLRDAIRVAPKISNKGELFELRNGLVSQYPQTRKDAIRKIIQQMTSGKDVSSLFPDVLKNIATQDIEQKKLVYLYVANYAETHPELCILVVNTFVSDAADPNPLIRSMAIRTMSMIRVDKILEYIEIPLRKTLVDDNPYVRRTAVLCVAKLFQLNPDLCRELGVLNDLQDALSDDNPMVVANALAALHEINELDPGSIDIKKLVSQNVKRFLNVLNECTEWARITILESLSEHKPIDPMESQEIIDRVVPHLQHVNPSVVLISVKCILIHLPNLNTVHDSIYNKLSTALVSLMSTPVEIQYVALRNIRIILDAFPNLLRKELRIFYVKFNDPLYVKIEKLDILLRLVPVDNLKHCQMLFNELKEYAKDFDHEFVTKAIQSISQLAIKVSNGGEDTNNKFLNMVMEEFVSIVQEREEFRDILMRCVCDMLRYDSDNNLIKETSKNELGAIISSWQDIDTIFTSDLGSCNYIWFITNYTNENLETKLEPLVEVFDELGSLTQMSLLMGVVKCHNAVSSAFLQKILELCTTDVHDLDVRDMAMMYWRCLSIDNGDQIINQLFDKHEIPKLHSTLDHFSKETLQSLLQELSTLSSVYFKPISQMQRRPNEVHIIKDKDIDELKGMATNEILKNMNDDVLLDMGDSSATRSTGVLDELNDLFDITGDMGKVNISQKTNNNNNNTSNSHATDLLDLM
- the HSK3 gene encoding Hsk3p (similar to uniprot|P69852 Saccharomyces cerevisiae YKL138C-A); translated protein: MDNKQRQYARLAAHLKQLRENLDETTAQVEIMANQSNMITKLGAVQASTFIGSNRVFEDEMLKK
- the SPC24 gene encoding kinetochore-associated Ndc80 complex subunit SPC24 (similar to uniprot|Q04477 Saccharomyces cerevisiae YMR117C SPC24 Component of the evolutionarily conserved kinetochore-associated Ndc80 complex (Ndc80p-Nuf2p-Spc24p-Spc25p); involved in chromosome segregation, spindle checkpoint activity and kinetochore clustering), with product MSRLNDPVELLQQTRSNFIIESDVSNIKEIKSNMRQLTKLMAEKQTHHNELMKQLQSQLQRQQTKVQALKKNFQEQTSQVKRVEDELNIPKLQQDIDKLVQEINQLRDTIQEGIQKVVETQKQLLNDDTDAAHTIDEEPIGKDDKIRVLKLKLFHSLDVALYNDQLLDLRNEARPLSSSSSSHNIWDEL
- the MRPL31 gene encoding mitochondrial 54S ribosomal protein mL60 (similar to uniprot|P14063 Saccharomyces cerevisiae YKL138C MRPL31 Mitochondrial ribosomal protein of the large subunit) encodes the protein MFGAFRATQPALGGLLWKVPWRMSGPQKARQRDRLRSVDDVLSTLKLGLHLERNHMAVSEGSQLNLRKIKPRVKSLRILDKAQYFPKEPEMSATDKYSVFNRYSKGYRKGIHKVPKWTKLSIRRNPRHF
- the CMC1 gene encoding Cmc1p (similar to uniprot|P36064 Saccharomyces cerevisiae YKL137W Hypothetical ORF): MSEGVGKHNQRLPIWVLNPTEEKEARQNLKKFAYAQCVEYVEAMVECSKIHGLKLFPACNEPRDAMRKCILSYQKDSNLDRQRDLIVERKIERLEDLLKKQKE